CGGTAGCTCTCGAGCACGGCGTCGAGGTGGTAGAGCGGCTTGCCGCCCTCGACCATGAAATTTTCGCTGATGATCTCGAAGAAGTCGACGGAGGGACGTTGTTCGAGAATGGCGCGGTAGTGAGGCACGCGTAGCCCGACGCCGACGCCGAGATCGGGCGTGCCCAGTCGGGGAGACTTGTCTTCGGTCATGGAAGCTCAGCGAGCAGAAATACCACGGCCCGCTTCGACGCTCTCGAAGCGGGCCGCGACGGTCACCAACCTGTGGTCGGGCTCACTGGGGGCAGTGGGCGTTGCAGCCGCCCTGACCCTTGCAGCCGTTCTGGCCGGCGCACTCGTTCTTGCCCTCGACGGCGCAGCCGCCCTTGCCCTTGCACTCGTTCTTGCCCTTGCAGCACTCCTTGGCGCCGGCAGCGGCAGCGGCCGGATCTCCGGCGGCGGGTGCCTCGGCGGAGGGTTGGCTACCTCCACAGGCGCTGAGGGCGCCGAGCATGAGCCCGGTCGAGGCGGCGGTCGCGATCGTTTTGGAAAGATTGAATGCCATCCACGCTTCTCCTGTTCGGTTGTCCCGGAAAGCTCCGGAAGGTATCTCTACCCCTCGGTAGCTCGCATACGGTGGCCTTTCCGAATCGGTTTCGAAAGGGCCGAGTGAGTGTAACTGGTAGGATTGTCGAACGGCCAGGTTCCGCACAAATTGTCCGGCCGTCCAGCTTCAATCCAAAACTACGAGTGATCAGCGGACTCGGATCGGTCGGGAGAACTTCCATGTGGCCCAAGAACAGCCCTCCTCAGGCTTTTCGCGCTCGTCGTGAGCGCCTCACGGCGAAGCTCGCCGAGCCCGCGCTGCTGGCATCCGGATTCGCTCGCCCCCGGAACTTTCCGAACAATCGTTTTCCTTTCCGGGCGGAGAGTCACTTCCTCTACTTGATCGGTCGCCACATCGAAGGCGCAGGGCTCTTGCTTCGTCCCGAGGGTGCGGTGCTGTACGCGCCAGCGCCGGATCCGGCGGAGGCGATGTGGACCGGGCCGGCGCCCTCCCTCGACGCGCTCGCGAAGGAGCTCGAGATCGAGGTGAGGAGCGTGGACGATCTGGCCGTGCCCGCGGGCACGGCGACACTTCCGGCTCAAGATCTGGAGACCACGGTGTGGCTCGCGGAGGCGCTGGACCGAGATTTGGAAGCGGGTGGCGGCGCGGACGTGGAGGGTGCGGATCTGCGACTCGCGGAGGCGATGATCGAGACTCGGCTCTCGCACGACGAGGCCGCCGTGGCGCAGCTGCGGCAAGCGGCCGAGGCGACGGCGGACGCGCACGTGGCCGGCATGGCGGCGACGGAGCCGGGGCTCAGGGAAGCCGACGTGCGGGCCGCGATGGAGGCGCGCATCATCGCCAGCGGCATGACGTGCTCCTATGGGTCGATCGTCACGGTGCACGGCGAGGTGCTGCACAACGAGACCCACACGCATCGCTTGGGAGAGCGCGATCTGGTGCTGGCGGACGTTGGCGCGGAAACCCCGGAAGGCTGGGCGGGGGACGTCACGCGCACCTGGCCGACCACGGGGCGCTTCTCGTCGACGCAGCGGGCGCTGTACGAAGCGGTGCTCTCGGCGCAGCGCGCCGCGCTCGAGCGCGTGGGGCCCGGGGTCCGCTACTTGGACGTGCATCGCGCGGCGGGGCATGCGCTGGTGGCGGCACTGGTGGAGCTCGGCATCTTCCGCGGCGATCCCGAGGACCTGTACGCGCGCGGGGCTGCCGGCGTGTTCTTTCCCCATGGCGTGGGGCACCTCTTGGGCCTCGACGTTCACGACATGGAGGACCTGGGGGACCGAGCGGGTTACGCGGCGGGGCGCAGCCGAGCGGAGTCGCGTGGCGACCGCTTCTTGCGATTGGACCGCGACTTGGCGCCCGGCATGGCGGTCACCATCGAGCCTGGTTTCTATCAGATCCGGCAGATCCTCGAGAACGCCGAGGAGCTCGGAGACGTGGCCGACGCGTTGAACACCGCGGAGCTCGCGCGCTTCGCGGACGTGCGCGGCATTCGCATCGAGGACGACGTGCTGATCACGGAGACGGGCTCGGAGGTGCTGACCGCGGCGATTCCGAAGACCATCGCCGAAGTGGAAGCCGCGGTGCGCTGAGTCAGGCGCCGGCGCGGGCGACGCGCTCTTCTGCGGTCCGAACGGCGTCGGACCAACTCGGGTCGACCGGCGAGACCAAGCTCACCACGTCTTCCACGGCGGCGCCCGCGTCCAGGGCCTCCCGCGCCTGGGCGGATCCCGTGAGCAGATCGAAGGCGGGGATCTCCGCTTCGAACTCGTAGGCGTGAGTGCGGAATGCGAAGTGGTCGGGAGCTTGGCGCTTGGCCAGAGCCAGCAGCGTGAGATAGGCGGCGACGGGCCGGAAGATACCGGGCTCCGTCACCTGCAGCAGGATGCCGCTGCACGTCTCTCCGGCGTGCTTCTCGAAGCTCGGCCGGAACCGCGCCGGGCGCACCTGGGCGCCGGGGACGCCGTGCTCGTTCACGGCCTGCGCCAGCTCCTCCCCGTTCAAGAAGGGGGCGCCGACGAGCTGGAAGGGAAGCGTGGTACCGCGGCCTTCCGACAGGTTCGTGCCTTCGACCAAGCAGCCGCCGGGATACACCAGCGCCGTTTCGAGCGTCGGCATGTTGGGGGATGGCGGCGCGAAGGGGCGATTCCACGCGCTGGCCGTGTGATGGCGCTCCCAGCCGACGGTGCGCACCACGGAGAGTGCGCCGGCGGCGCCGAGCGCGTGACCGTCGCGTTCGATGAACAGCGCGAGGATCTCGCCGACGGTCAGACAGTGACGGATCGGCAGCGGCTCCAGCCCGACGAAGGAGGTGAATCCCTCCGCCTGGGGCGCGCCCTCGAGATAGCTCGGATCTCCGCTGAGGGGGTTCGGGCGATCGAGCACCACCACGTGCACTCCTGCGGCGGCGGCGGCCCGGGCGGCGAGGAGCGCCGTCCAGACGTAGGTGTAGTAGCGCGCGCCAACGTCCACGAGGTCGACGACCAGGACGTCGATGCTTCCGAGATCCTCCGCCGTGGGCGACAGCGACTCGCGCGTCTTGCCGTACAGGCTCACCACGCGGGCGCCGTCCTGATCGCCGGCGTCCACGACCGCTTCTTCCGCCTGCGCCAATCCATCGAGGCCGTGCTCCGGGGAGAAGACCACGGCGACGCTGACGCCGAGCTCGTCCAGCACCGCAAGCGTTGGTCGCCCGCGCCGATCCACGGCCGCTGCGTGGGTCAGCACGCCCACCCGTGCGTCGCGCAACCGCCGACGAAGTGCCGTGAGCTGTCCCCCGAGGACCTGGTCGATACCGCAAAGCATGGCGGATTTCCTATCAGATTCGGGAGGATACGGAAACGGAGCGCGCGGTATGCAATCAGTTGCGGGCGAAAGGGGCCTGGTATAACTTTTTTTCGCAGTGCGGCGTGTCCTGGTAGTCGACGACGAGGAAAACCTCCGGCTGGTGCTCAAGACCTTGTTGCGCCGCAACGGCTACGAGGTGGAGACCGCGGAGAGCGGCGAGGAGGCCTTGGGGTTGGTGGAGACCTTCGGCCCGGATTTCGTGCTCACGGACGTGCGCATGCCGAAGATGGGGGGCCTCGATTTGCTGGCCACCCTGAAGGCCAAGGGTAACGACGCCACCGTCATCGTGATGAGCGCCTATGGCAACACGGACCTCGCCATCGAGGCGATGAAGGGCGGCGCCTACGACTACGTCCAGAAGCCGTTCAAGCCCGACGAGGTCGTGTTGGCGCTGCGCAAGGCGGAGGAGCGCGAGCTCTTGCGGCGGGAGAATCGCGCGCTGCGGGAGGAGATCCGCAAGGAGAACAAGTTCGAGGACATCCTGGCCAAGAGCGGGAAGATGCAGGACATCTTCCGAACCATCGCAAAGATCGCCGAGTACAAGACCACCGTGCTCGTCTCCGGCGAGAGTGGCGTGGGCAAGGAGCTGGTGGCACGGGCGATTCACCAGCGCAGCAGCCGACGGGGCGGCAGCTTCGTCGCGGTGAACTGCGGCGCGATCCCCGAGAACCTCCTGGAGAGCGAGCTCTTCGGCCACAAGAAAGGGGCGTTCACCGACGCCGTCGCCGACCGCCGGGGTCTGTTCGAGGAAGCAACCGGCGGCACGCTGTTCCTGGACGAGATCGGCGAGCTGCCTTTGGGACTGCAGGTGAAGCTGCTCCGGGTGCTCGAGGACGAGAAGATCCGGCGCGTGGGCGAGACGCGGGACGTCAAGGTGGACGTGCGCATCATCGCCGCCACCCATCGCGACTTGATGGCCGAGACCAAGGCGGGGCGTTTTCGCGAGGATTTGTTCTATCGCCTCAACGTGCTGCCGATCCACGTTCCGCCGCTGCGCGATCGCCGAGAGGACATTCCCCTGTTGGTGGAGCATTTCGTCACCCGCAACAACGCTCGCCTGGGGACCAACATCCGCGGCCTCGACAGCGAATGCCGTCGGCTGCTCTACGAGTACTCGTGGCCGGGTAACGTGCGTGAGCTGGAGAACACCATCGAGCGGGCGATGGTCCTGGCGGAGGGGGACCAGCTGGTGGCGGCGGACCTGCCAGAGCGCATTCGCGAGGCGCGGGACCCGGTCCAGATGCAGCTCTCCAGCGGTGAGCTGTCGGTGAAGAAGACCATGCGAATCATCGAGGAAATCCTGATTCGGCGGGCCTTGCAGAAGACCAAAGGCAACCGCACGCGGGCCGCCGAGGTCCTGGAAATCAGCCACCGCGCCCTGCTCTACAAGATCAAGGACTACCAGATCACCGACCTGTGACCGGGCATCGGTCACCACGGGCTTGGACCGGGCCCCGGCCCTTCGGTAGGATTCGCGCCATGCGCAAGGTCACTCTGGGATTCGCGTTCCTCTTCGTCGCCGCTTGCGGGCCCTCCTACGGAGGCCAGGGCGTCAAGACGCCCGAAGAAATCGTCGCCGAGCAAGAGCAAATGGGGGCGGAGCAGGAGGCGCAGGAAAAGGACTATCAAGGCTCCGCCGAGGAGACGGACTTGGAGAAGAAAGCCAAGTTCGACAAGAAGCAGACGGAGCTGGAGCTCAAGCGCGCCGAGCGTTCGGGTGAGACGTGCCCGGGTGTCGTCACCGAAGAGGGACCGACGGGGACGGCTCACGTGACGCTGCTGTTCGCCAACGACGGCCACGTGAAGGACGCCTCCATCGCCGCGCCCTTCGAGGGAACGCAGGTGGGCAACTGCGTGCTGAACGCGATGAAGGCGGTCATCGTTCCGCGCTTCACCGGACCCGAAGAGACCGTGGAGTGGGAAGTTCACGTCGAAGCGAAGGCCGACGACTCCGCGGACGACAAGAAGAAGAAGTGAGGCTCAGCGCCCGCGGGCGACGCGCTCGTTCGCCCGCGGGACGGCCCGCGCCACCTCGGTGAAGTTGCGTCCGAGGGGGATGCCGTACTGGTCTTCTACCTCCACCCGAACGACCCACGGGCCTGGGGTATCGGCGGGTGGAACCGTGGCCCAAAGGCCGTCGTCGCGCTTTTCCACGTCCAGCTCCACGGGCTCCACGCCGACCAACACGCGAACGTGCGGTTCGATCCACGCGGGGGCGGCGGCGCCCTCCCGATCGCGAAGGGCGACGCGGACATGGAGCGCTTGGTCGGGCCACACGGCGTTCTTGGGCGTGAACGAAATGCGGGCTTCGATGCCACGGGGCTCCACGCGGGTTCGGGCCAGCTCGAAGGAACCGGGCGCGTGGAAGTAGACCGTGGTCGGTCGATTCTCCGGCAGCTGAATGGCTCCATGGGCGCGGAAGAACCTGCCCTCGGCGCCGTAGCTCACGTTCAGGCCGGTGCTGCCCTCGAAGCTCACGGCCTGTCCGCGTCCCAGGCGGACCACACCCCGAGCATCCACGAAGGAGCCTTCCGGCACGACCGCTTGCACGACGTACATGGCCAACGGTTTCGAGGGCGTGCCCGGAAGTCCGAGCTCGTCGAGAGGTGTGACCACGAGCTCGTGGCGCCCCGTGGGTAGTCTCGTGCTCGGAAGCGTGGCGGTCTTCGTCAGGAACTGCTGCTCCCCCAGGGTCACGCTGTAGCTCTTGCCGGTGGCGGTCCAGGCCACGCCGCTCACGTTCGCGATGCCCGCGTTGGCGACCCATACCCGAGACCCGCCCTGGAAGACCGGAGCCGCCGGAATGGGCCGGTCGCTGAGCGTTCCTTCGCGGTCGATGCCGATGCGACGCCCAGCGGCCACGGCTGCGTAGGGTCCACCGCCGGTGGAGAGCAGCACTTCAGCGTCGCTGTTGAGCACCGCGTGCTCGGCGCCGCGATGTGCGAGCGCCGCGTGCCCGTGGCGCACGATGGCGCTTACCTTGTCCGTCGTCGTGAGCAGCACCGCCGTTTCCGATCCCGCCGTGTCCACGTACGCGGTGCCCGTGACCAGCACCATGGTGTAGGTGCGCGTGGGCTTTCCCGGCGACAGCTGGAGATACTGCGGCGTTCGGAACATGCGGATGCTGCTACCGGCGGCCAGCCGGACCTTTGCCTTGCCGGGCATCTCCCAGGTGGAGCCGTCCTTGCCGACGTCGTACAGAACGCCGCGCATGCTCACGCTGCCGGCAACGAGGTGGGGGCGATTGGGGGCTGCGGAGCTCGTGCCCCCCACGAGCAGCGCGGCAATGAGTCCCAAAATGGTCGTCGCTTTAACCACGACGCCTAGAACGGCGTTCAGTACAGGATCCCGTAGCGCTTTCTACATTTTTTGGCCCGGGGGCCGAATCTCGAACAAATCCATGCCGCCCCATGTCCGTCTGAATCGTTGAGACTCATCTTCTAGCAAACCCATGGACTGCCCCGTCTGCAACACCGAAAACCCGAGCGAAGCACGCTTCTGTCAGCGTTGCGGCTCGCCCCTCCCGGATCCCGCGGCGGATGCCGGTGGGCTCATCGGGCAGGTGGTCGGTGGTCGCTACCGAATCAAGCGCGTCATCGGCGAGGGCGGCATGGGCGTGGTGTACGAGGCCGAGCAGCGCATGGGCGAGGGCATGCGCAAGGTCGCGATCAAGACCCTGCTACCGGAGCTGTCCCACGATCACGCCATTGTGTCGCGATTCCACCGCGAGAGCGGAACGGTGGCGCAGCTCGAGCACCCGAACACGATTCGCTTCTACGACTTCGGTGAGACGCCCACGGGACAGCTCTACATCGCGATGGAGTACGTGAAGGGACGCTCCCTCACCGACCTCATCGAAGAAGGCCCCATCCCCGTCGAGCGCACCCTTCGCATCCTGAGGCAGGTGTGTGGCGCTCTGGAAGAGGCGCACGACCTGGGCATCGTTCACCGCGATCTGAAGCCCGACAACATCGTGCTCACCACTCGGGCGGGTGAGGACGACTTCGTCAAGGTGCTGGATTTCGGCATCGCCAAGCGCATCGGTCCGCAATCCGACAACCAGACCAAGCTCACCCAGCAGGGCATGGTGCTCGGCACTCCGCCCTACATGAGCCCCGAGCAGCTCGCCGGCGAGGTGGTGAGCCCCGAGAGCGACATCTACTCCCTGGGCATCATCGCCTTCGAAATGCTCACCGGGCGCTTGCCCTTCGATGCCGACACTCCCTGGCAGTGGGCTTCGAAGCACATGACCGAGGCGCCGCCGCCGCCCAGCACACTCACCTCCCAGCCGATCCCGCAGCAGGTGGAGCGGGCGGTGCTGCACGCCCTGGAGAAGCAGCGCGAGGACCGGCCGCGCCATGCCCTCGATTTCTACCGGGAGCTGAGCGGAGAGCCGCCCCGAGTCCGCACCCAGCCCGGCGGGCCGGGCCGCACCGAGCCGGGGGATGGCCCGATGGGCCGCGCCCGCACCGAGAGCGCTCCGGTGGTTCCGGCGTACAGCACCGAAGCCGCTGTGGCGGCGCCCATTCCGCCGCCGCCCATGCGGCGTTCCAAGATGGGATGGGTGCTCGCAGTGGGCGGGGTGTCGCTCGCCATGGGCCTCGTGGCCGCCGCGCTGTACATGAAGCCCGGGAGTCCGGGCAGCTCCGGCTCCGAGCCGGGTCAACCCACCCCGACGCAGTCGGGCACCACCGAGATAGCGCCTCTGGTGGAGGGCACGACCGCGCCCACGGCAGAGCCTCCGCCTCCCGAAACGGCACCGACCCAAACGTCCTCGAAGAAGGCGCCGGCGCCGCCCAAGACCACCCAACCGCCGATCACCTTGCCGCCGGTGGTAACGACGCCCATCCCCACGGCCACGGCCACGCCCACCCAACCCCCTCCGCCTCCGCCCCCCACGGCGACGCAGCCGCCGCCCACGGCGACGCAACCCCCGCCGCCTCCGCCGCCTACGAGCACCGCGAAGCCCCCCGGCGGCTTGAAGCTACCCGGCCGTCCTTCCGGGCCGACGGGGGACGCCGCGTGCACGGCGAGCGGCTCCGCCGCGCAGTCCGGTAACATCGAGGGCGCGGTCTCGCTCTACAACAAGTGCGCGTCCACTGGTGGCAGCGGCGGCGCCCTCAACACCGCCAAGGGGCGCATCCAAGCCGCGGCTCCGGGGGTGGTCAAGCAGCGCGCGTTCTTGGGCAACTGTGCGGGCGCGCGTTCGGCTGCCAACGCCGCATCTTCGATCGGCGCAGGGGGGCCTGCTCAGGCGCAGCTCAGCCGGACCAACTGCAAGTAGCTCACAGGAACCAGACGCCGAGGACGATCAGCACCGAGGCGAGGGCTACGGAGGTCATCGCGGCGATTTCCCACGGACCCGTGCGGGGATCTTCGAAGCGGAGCTCGATGGAGGCAAAACGGCTGGCCTCGCGGCGCTGACGCCCCGTCAGCGCGACGTTGGCAGCGCGGAGGGCGGTATCGAGTTGCTCGTCGCTCATCGGCCCGCCTTTTCGCACAGGGTCCCCATGGAGTCGAGGCCCCCCAGGAAACTGCAGCGAATTCAGGTCAATAGAAGCGAGCTTTGCCGCGGGACTCCCACCATTCCTGGTACCGCTCCTGGACCCGCCCTCGCTCCTTTCGGGACAGATCCTCGTAGTAGCCGAAGTACTCCCGGGACAGCGCCTTGAGCTCTTCCCCTGCGTCCCGGCGGATGCGGACGTCGTCGTGCATCAGCGCATCGATCAGCCATTCCATTCGATGCCGGCTGCTGTTCTTGCGCCACCAGTCGCTCCAGGCCTTGGCGTCCGTCTCGAAGTCGTTGCGCGCCAAGACGCGTAGCGCCCAGTGCACGGATTTCACGATTTCGTCATTGTCGTCCGAGAGCAGCGGGATCAGGCGCGGCACCGCGCGGCCATCACGCAAGTCTGCAATGGCTTCGATGGCGGCGTAGCGCAGCTCTTCGGACTGAGTCGGATCCGCCGCCAGGATCGCGAGGCCGTCCCGCAGGGTGGTGCGGGCGTCGACGTCCTGCTGCATCATTCGGCCGGCGGCCACAGCAGCGCGGCGAACCTCGGCGTCGTCGTCGACCGCGCGCCGGACCACCGCCTTGGCGGCGTCCGGGCTCGGCATCTCCCCCAGAAGCCACGTTGCCCATCGCCGCACCACGGGGTCGCCGTCCGCGGTTCGGACGACCAGGAACGCCGTGGCATTGGGGCCGATACGGACCAGCGTTCGCAGGATGGGGCCGCAGTCCGAGGCCCGCGCGGTGGGCTCCCCCAAGCGGCGTGCGAGCTCGGGACGGATCGGGCCGGGGAAAGCGCCCACCAACGTCGGAATGGCGGCGTCGCCGAAGTCCACCAGCTGGTCGACCACCGTGGTGTCGCCGTCCAGCAGCCGCTCCACCAAGGCGCGGCAGTCCTCTTCCAAGTCTACGATCACCGAGGGCAGCTTGAGCCCAGGGGAGCTGTGCCTTCGGGCCAGCGCCCGCGGTCCATACGCCACCTTTCGCGAAGAAGGCGCCAGCGGCACCTCCAGCTGCTGGGTGATGGACGAGTCCGAGTCGCTGCTGCGGTACTCGTCGAGATCCACGTCTTCTTCCTTCACCAGCTCCAGTCGGGGTCCCGAGTCGTGGCTGCTCGGAGGTGCCAGACCCGGGGTGGTCTTCTTGCCGATGCCCGGTTTGGTTTCCTTGCGCTGGAGCGGCGGCTTCGAGGCCACGTCCCAGCCGTCCTCCGGAGGCTCTTCGTCACTCCTGGGTGGGGGCGTCTGGGACGGCGTGCGTCGCGTCAGGGGAAACGGCTGCGCATCGACGTCCAGCTTGGGGGTGCCTTGGGGCGGCGTGCGCTTCTTGGGCGGGGCCTTCGCGATGGGCGACTCAGCGGGAGTCGGCGGCAGGTCGGTCTGCCGCTTCGCGACGGGCGTCTCGTGGCCGGTCTCCGGCGCGGCCGCCGTGGGCGGCGGCGCCGGCGACAGGGCTCGAGCGAGAGCTTCGGCCCGCAGCTCTGGAGCGGGGATCTTGTGGCGCTTGCGGCGCACCACCGGCGGCAGACTGGCCGTGGGAGTCTCGTTCTCGACGTCGCGCCGGGTGGCCAGCTTGCGCTTGAGGATCACGCGCTCCAGCGCGGCGGCCACCAGCGGAGCGAAGGCCAGCACGTCGCCGATTTCGGAGAGCGTCACGTCGCTGTCGCCGTGATCTCCATAGAGGATCAGGACGGTTCGCGCGCGCACCACGACCGGGAGCAGCATCACCTGGGCGCCAACGGGGCGTTCCAGGTCCGTTGCCAAGCTCGCGTCGATACCCTCCCGGCCCAAGGTCGCCACGCTGACGGCCTTGGCGTCCCGAACCGCCGACAGGCTGCTCGGCAGATCCATGGGCACGCCGATCCCGCGGATCTTGGTGGTATCCGCCCCCGGGCCGTCGGCGTCGCGCCCCTCGGCCAGATCGGAGTGCACGGCGAACAGCGCGGAGTACTCGAAGTACTGGGAAGCAAAGTCGAAAAAGGCGCCGAGCACGTCGTCTCGGGAGTCCGCCTCCATCAGGTCTTCCTCCGCCATGGCGGCGGTGTACGGGCCCCGGTGGCGCTTGCGTCCGCGGGGGCGAGGCGCTGGCGCCGTCGAGCTCGCGGGCTCCCGCGGAGAAATCCAAGTGCGCACCACCTCCGCCGCTGGGGGCGCGCCCGTCGCCGAGCGGGCCACTTCCACGGGAGGAGGCGCGGACGGCGGCACGTTCGCCGGCGCCGGCGCCGAGGCCAGCGTCTTCGGCGGGTTCTGTGCGGAGTACGCGATGGGCGGCACACTCGCCGGTCGCGGGAGGTTCGGCACGGACAGGCTTGCGCGGGATGCCGCGGGCATCGAGCTCGGGCTGGGGTCCGGCCGCCCCTCGAGCTTCGCCACCAGTCGCAGCGTGCGGCGGTCCATGGGTAGCCCGTAGTCCCGGCTGATCGCTTGCCGGATCCGCACCTGGGGTGCTGCCTGTTGGCGGAGCACCACGCCCAGCGAGAAGGTGAGATCGGATTCCACCTCCGAAGGCAGCGGTTCACTGACCGCGATGGTCAGCGTGCCGCCTTCTTCCTTCAGCGGGTAGAAGCCGTGCCGCAACGCGAGCTCGCCGGGCACCAGCCGCAGGGTCCCGTCCTTGGTCGTGGGCAATGCACCATCTGGCGCGGCTTCCAGGCCGTGGCTCTCGGCGAGCAAGCGCGTCAGCGCCGCCTCGCTCACCGCCGCGAGCTCGAGCAGGTTGGTCGCGAGATCTCCCCCGTACAACACCTGTCGCGCCAGCGCTTCCTCGACGTCGCGCATGGACGCGACTTCATTCTTCACGATGCTGGAGCTGAGGGTGGCCATGGATGTGCGTCGAGGGTCTCCCCCGGACGGGGGGCCATCATCCCTGCGATGGGGAATTGTCGCGGCGGCACCTCGGATGTCAACGGAATGCGCCGTCCGGCCTGCGGATCAGTGGGCCAGGGCCTTGGCCAGGACGTCGGCCAGCAGCCAGCGGGCCAGGGACAGGTAGATGACGATGCCCAGCACATCCACCAGCGTGGCGATGAAGGGGGTCGAGCTGGTGGCCGGGTCCACGCCCACGCGGTGGAGCAGCAGCGGCATCATCCCGCCGACCACGCAGCCCATCACCACGATGGCCACGATGGTGAGGGCGATCAGCCCAGCGAAGTGGGGCGACCCACCCGCCATCACCACCCGCAGCACACCCAAGAGCGCCAGGAGCCCACCGAGCACCAACCCCTGCAGCAGCTCTCGCCCGAGCACGCGCCACCAGTCCTTGGACTCGATGTCGCCCACCGCGAGGCCCCGGATCACCAAGGTGGAGGATTGAGACCCGGAATTGCCCCCCGCGGCGATCAGCAGCGGCACGTAGAAAGAAAGCTCTGCTACCGCGGAGAGCACCGGGCCGTAGGCCTGCATCGCGGTGGTGGTGAAGTAGCCGCCGAGGAACAAGATCAAGAGCCAGGGTGCGCGTTTGCGGATGTACTCGGCGAAGGAAGCGTCGAAGTAGCCTTCGCGGATGGGCTCGATGGCGCCCATCTTCTGGACGTCCTCCGCCTGCTCTTCGGTCATCACGTCGAGGATGTCGTCGGAGGTGATGACGCCGAGGATCTCGCCCTTCTGGTTCACCACGGGCAAGGTGTTCAAGTCGTACTTGGCGAGCTTGCGGGCCACCTCTTCCTGGTCCAGCTCCGGCGGTACGCTGATCACGTTCTGCGCCATCGTTTCCGAGACCAGATCGCCCGGATCCCCCAGCAGCAGGTGGCGCAGCGTGAGGTAGCCCACGAGGTGCTCTTCACCCGTGACGACGTAGACCGTGTCGAGCGTCTCGGCCTCGTCGGCTCGCTTGCGGATCTCTTCGATCGCGTCGGCGATGCGCAGGTCGGGCGAGACGGACACGTAGTCCGTCGTCATCAGACCGCCGGCGCTGGTCTCGGGCCAGCGGGTCAGCTCCTGAACGTCCTCGGCGACCTCCGGATCGACGCGCTCCAGGTTCTCGAGCAGCGGCGCCACCACATCGGGCGGAAGGATCGTCAGGAAATCCGCGCGCTCGTCGGCGTCCATTTCGGTCACCAGACGCGCCGTGGAGTCGAGGCCCATGCGCTCCGCCAGGGTCGTCTGCCGATCGTCGTCCAGACGCTCGAAGACCTGCGCCGCGTAGTCCGTGGGCAGCTCCGTCAGCAGCTCGGTGGCCTTTTCGTCGTCGAGCTCGTCGATGACGTCGGCGATGTCCTCCGGGTGGATCTCGTCCAGCAGCTCGCGGACTTCACCCGGGCTTTCCCGGAGGAGCGTCTCCAGCTCGGGACCGATCAGCCGTGCCAGACGCATGGGCGCCGAATTAGCAGACCTTTTGTCAGGTTGAAAAGCATCGCGCCTTGAGGCGCGCCTCACACCCCTCTAGATCGGCGTCGTGGCGGTCCTCACCGATCTCGATCCTCCGATTTTCACCATTACTCTGGCCCGACCCAAGGCGAATGCGTTCGATCAGGTCCAGCTGGACGCGCTGGGGCAAGCCGTGGAGCGCGTGGCCGGTGCGGAGGGGGGTCGCGCCCTGCTGCTCCGGGCGGAGGGCGATGTGGCGTTCTGCGCCGGTGCCGACCTGGGCGCCGTCGGACCGCTCGCGGAGCCCGACGGCCTGGCCAGCTGGACCCGTGGTGCCCACGCGATCCTCGATCGCATCGCCGCGCTCTCCATCCCGGTCGTGGCGGCCTTGCGCCGTCCGGCCGTCGGCGGCGGTTTCGAGCTCGCCCTCGCTTGCCACTTCCGGGTCATCGCTCGCGACGCCCACGTCGCACTGCCGGAAATCCAGCGCGGGTACCTGCCGAGCTGGGCCGCCGTACAACGGTTGATTCCTTTGGTT
This portion of the Polyangiaceae bacterium genome encodes:
- a CDS encoding HEAT repeat domain-containing protein; translated protein: MATLSSSIVKNEVASMRDVEEALARQVLYGGDLATNLLELAAVSEAALTRLLAESHGLEAAPDGALPTTKDGTLRLVPGELALRHGFYPLKEEGGTLTIAVSEPLPSEVESDLTFSLGVVLRQQAAPQVRIRQAISRDYGLPMDRRTLRLVAKLEGRPDPSPSSMPAASRASLSVPNLPRPASVPPIAYSAQNPPKTLASAPAPANVPPSAPPPVEVARSATGAPPAAEVVRTWISPREPASSTAPAPRPRGRKRHRGPYTAAMAEEDLMEADSRDDVLGAFFDFASQYFEYSALFAVHSDLAEGRDADGPGADTTKIRGIGVPMDLPSSLSAVRDAKAVSVATLGREGIDASLATDLERPVGAQVMLLPVVVRARTVLILYGDHGDSDVTLSEIGDVLAFAPLVAAALERVILKRKLATRRDVENETPTASLPPVVRRKRHKIPAPELRAEALARALSPAPPPTAAAPETGHETPVAKRQTDLPPTPAESPIAKAPPKKRTPPQGTPKLDVDAQPFPLTRRTPSQTPPPRSDEEPPEDGWDVASKPPLQRKETKPGIGKKTTPGLAPPSSHDSGPRLELVKEEDVDLDEYRSSDSDSSITQQLEVPLAPSSRKVAYGPRALARRHSSPGLKLPSVIVDLEEDCRALVERLLDGDTTVVDQLVDFGDAAIPTLVGAFPGPIRPELARRLGEPTARASDCGPILRTLVRIGPNATAFLVVRTADGDPVVRRWATWLLGEMPSPDAAKAVVRRAVDDDAEVRRAAVAAGRMMQQDVDARTTLRDGLAILAADPTQSEELRYAAIEAIADLRDGRAVPRLIPLLSDDNDEIVKSVHWALRVLARNDFETDAKAWSDWWRKNSSRHRMEWLIDALMHDDVRIRRDAGEELKALSREYFGYYEDLSRKERGRVQERYQEWWESRGKARFY
- the mgtE gene encoding magnesium transporter, whose protein sequence is MRLARLIGPELETLLRESPGEVRELLDEIHPEDIADVIDELDDEKATELLTELPTDYAAQVFERLDDDRQTTLAERMGLDSTARLVTEMDADERADFLTILPPDVVAPLLENLERVDPEVAEDVQELTRWPETSAGGLMTTDYVSVSPDLRIADAIEEIRKRADEAETLDTVYVVTGEEHLVGYLTLRHLLLGDPGDLVSETMAQNVISVPPELDQEEVARKLAKYDLNTLPVVNQKGEILGVITSDDILDVMTEEQAEDVQKMGAIEPIREGYFDASFAEYIRKRAPWLLILFLGGYFTTTAMQAYGPVLSAVAELSFYVPLLIAAGGNSGSQSSTLVIRGLAVGDIESKDWWRVLGRELLQGLVLGGLLALLGVLRVVMAGGSPHFAGLIALTIVAIVVMGCVVGGMMPLLLHRVGVDPATSSTPFIATLVDVLGIVIYLSLARWLLADVLAKALAH
- a CDS encoding enoyl-CoA hydratase/isomerase family protein; amino-acid sequence: MAVLTDLDPPIFTITLARPKANAFDQVQLDALGQAVERVAGAEGGRALLLRAEGDVAFCAGADLGAVGPLAEPDGLASWTRGAHAILDRIAALSIPVVAALRRPAVGGGFELALACHFRVIARDAHVALPEIQRGYLPSWAAVQRLIPLVGPARARDLLLTGRRLSAEEALAWGLVDRVAEDADAEARALCETFAALPPLALRAGLAQVERVARGESSEQIRARELDDLERLVRTEDTVEGVLAFFEKRAPAFKGR